A genomic window from Nicotiana sylvestris chromosome 11, ASM39365v2, whole genome shotgun sequence includes:
- the LOC104223589 gene encoding FT-interacting protein 3-like: MQKGPIPEEFALKQTAPKIVGSGVMIGGDKVTVAYDLVEQMEYLYVRVVKAKELTKDVTGSCDPYVEVKVGNYKGVTKHFEKKANPEWNYVFAFSQDRLQASYIEVCLKDKDVLLDDLIGRVIFDLVDVPRRVPPDSSLAPQWYRLEDKRGEKLKKGEIMLAVWKGTQADEAFSDAWHSDAAAVGSEGISRIRGKVYLSPRLWYIRVNVIECQDLIPSEKNRQPECCVKVICGNQALKTKISPIKSVNPMWNEDLVFVVAEPFEEPLVINVEDKVGSNFEFLGKCVLPFSTVPKRLDNKPVASKWHNLEKYTVVEGEKKETKFASKIHLRLSLDGGYHVLDESIHYSSDFKPTSKLLWKSSIGLLELGIISATGLSAMKSKDGRGTTDAYCVAKYGPKWVRTRTIIDSLSPKWNEQYTWEVHDPCTVMTVGVFDNGYLQGGKCSSIGKVRIRLSTLETEKVYTHSYPLIVLQPSGVKKMGEVQLAVRFSCTSYVNMLAKYAQPLFPKMHYAHPLSISQQDFLRFQTTQILSTRLGRAEPPLNKEVVEYMLDVGSHIWSVRRAKANFFRLMYVVSPLMAVGKWFDQICHWKNPLTTILIHILFVILVLYPELIVPTFFLYLFFIGIWHYRLKPRHPPHMDIHLSHAHAVFPDDLDEEFDTFPTTRGSDKVRMRYDRLRSVGGRVQTVIGDVATQGERFHSLLSWRDPRASALFVAFCLFAAIAMYVTPFQVVALLTGFYLLRHPRFRHKLPSLSTNFFKRLPARADCML; the protein is encoded by the coding sequence ATGCAGAAAGGTCCAATACCAGAAGAGTTTGCTCTAAAGCAAACAGCTCCAAAAATAGTTGGATCAGGGGTGATGATTGGAGGGGATAAGGTAACAGTTGCCTATGACCTCGTCGAGCAGATGGAATATCTATATGTTCGCGTTGTCAAGGCTAAAGAGTTGACAAAGGATGTCACAGGGAGTTGTGATCCTTATGTTGAGGTAAAAGTAGGGAACTACAAGGGTGTCACAAAGCATTTCGAGAAGAAAGCCAATCCCGAATGGAATTATGTGTTCGCCTTTTCTCAGGATCGACTTCAGGCTTCTTACATTGAAGTTTGTCTGAAAGATAAGGATGTTCTGTTGGATGATTTGATCGGACGAGTCATCTTTGATCTCGTTGATGTACCGAGAAGAGTTCCACCGGATAGTTCATTAGCCCCACAATGGTATAGATTGGAGGATAAAAGAGGTGAAAAGTTGAAAAAAGGGGAGATTATGCTTGCTGTTTGGAAAGGAACTCAAGCGGACGAGGCGTTTAGTGATGCATGGCATTCAGATGCAGCAGCTGTAGGAAGTGAAGGAATTTCAAGAATTAGAGGGAAGGTATATTTATCTCCTAGACTTTGGTATATTAGAGTTAATGTTATTGAATGCCAAGATTTGATCCCAAGTGAAAAGAATCGCCAACCGGAATGTTGTGTGAAAGTTATATGTGGAAATCAGGCCTTGAAAACTAAAATTTCTCCAATAAAAAGTGTGAATCCAATGTGGAATGAGGATTTGGTTTTTGTAGTTGCTGAACCATTTGAAGAGCCTTTAGTTATAAATGTTGAGGATAAAGTTGGATCAAATTTCGAGTTTTTAGGAAAGTGTGTGCTTCCTTTTAGCACTGTTCCTAAAAGGCTTGACAATAAACCTGTTGCTTCTAAATGGCACAATCTTGAGAAATATACAGTTGTAGAAGGGGAGAAAAAGGAGACAAAATTTGCTAGTAAGATTCATCTGAGGCTAAGTTTAGATGGTGGATATCACGTGTTGGATGAATCGATACATTACAGCAGCGATTTCAAGCCAACGTCAAAGCTTTTGTGGAAATCCAGCATTGGACTACTTGAATTGGGGATTATCAGTGCAACAGGATTGTCAGCTATGAAGTCCAAGGATGGGCGAGGAACGACAGATGCCTATTGTGTAGCTAAGTACGGGCCAAAATGGGTTCGTACAAGGACAATCATCGATAGTTTGTCACCAAAATGGAACGAGCAGTACACTTGGGAAGTACACGATCCTTGTACCGTGATGACTGTAGGGGTGTTCGATAACGGATATCTACAAGGGGGGAAATGTTCGAGCATTGGAAAGGTGAGGATTAGGCTCTCTACCCTTGAAACCGAAAAGGTTTACACACATTCCTACCCTCTCATTGTCTTGCAACCCTCAGGTGTTAAAAAGATGGGAGAAGTACAATTAGCTGTGAGGTTTTCGTGTACGTCTTATGTCAATATGCTTGCTAAATATGCTCAACCATTGTTTCCAAAGATGCATTATGCTCATCCCTTGTCTATTAGTCAGCAGGATTTTCTGAGGTTCCAAACTACTCAAATACTATCAACGAGGTTAGGCCGAGCAGAACCACCATTGAACAAAGAGGTTGTGGAGTATATGTTAGATGTTGGTTCGCATATATGGAGTGTCAGGAGGGCTAAAGCTAATTTTTTCAGATTAATGTATGTTGTGAGTCCACTAATGGCTGTTGGAAAATGGTTTGATCAAATATGTCATTGGAAAAATCCACTCACAACCATTCTGATTCACATACTCTTTGTAATATTAGTCCTATACCCTGAACTAATAGTTCCAACATTCTTTCTTTACCTTTTCTTCATTGGTATTTGGCACTATAGATTAAAGCCAAGACATCCTCCTCACATGGACATCCATCTTTCACATGCTCATGCTGTTTTCCCCGACGATTTGGATGAAGAATTCGATACGTTTCCAACAACCAGAGGTTCGGATAAGGTGAGAATGAGATATGATCGTTTGAGAAGCGTTGGAGGCAGGGTTCAGACCGTCATTGGAGACGTCGCGACTCAGGGTGAAAGGTTCCATTCCCTGTTGAGCTGGAGAGATCCAAGGGCGTCGGCTTTATTTGTGGCATTCTGCTTATTTGCTGCAATAGCCATGTATGTCACACCATTCCAAGTCGTCGCACTTCTCACTGGATTCTATCTGTTGAGACATCCGAGGTTTCGCCACAAACTACCTTCATTGTCTACTAATTTCTTCAAAAGGCTGCCTGCAAGAGCAGACTGCATGTTGTAG